The Ignavibacteria bacterium sequence AACGTCGAGAACATTCATGCCGCTTTTTGCATACTTTTCAACCATTAAGAGCATGAGGCGTGTTGTCTGGTGTTCTCCTGTACCGAAAGACATCTTGGGGTCGATTGTAAGAACAAGCTGACCGGGCTTTGCATTATATTCTCTTGTGCTCGGTTTGATTACAATTTTATCTGAGACCTCAATTACATTGAGTGACTTTTCCCACTCCTCGTTCCAGTTCCTTTCCTCGAACTCGTTTTCATCCACCGAGAAACTTTCTATGAGCTTCTCTTGAACGAGTGAATTGAGGAGATTTTCGATTTCTTTTTTACTTACTTTGCCCGATTCTGAAAATACTTTTATGTAGGGGTCTTCTTCCGAGACTCCCGAGATAGCAAGTTTCCAAAGTATCCCGCTTACGAGTTCGGTAAGTTCAGGTTCAGTCTTAATAACAAATTCTTTATAGTGCTTCAAATTATTTTCTCCGGAAAATCAATGTTTAATAAAAATTCTAAACTATTAGCTCCTATACTGCCGGCTTATTAAAGTCCAGGCTGTAGATTAAGTAGGTCAGCACGCTGCCCACCTGCTGGAGTGTTTCCTGGCTAATGTTATCCATGGTATCTTTATGCGAATGCCAGTAATTTCTCCTGGCAACAGGTGTATCGGCACCTACAAGGTCGATATCAATAATATCGATTGTATTTATGCCTGCTTCATTTAAGGGTACGTGGTCGTCTTCAATCTGATTACCCTCTGCCTCAGAAAAGCTTTTTGTGTTGAGCTTTCCCGCAATATTCCAGACCATATTAACGACGTCAGGAGCAAAGAGAATGGACTTTCCCTCCTTATTGAACACGGCATCTTTATCGCCAACCATGTCAAGCAGTATTCCGAAAGCGGGGTTATAGTCTGAAGGCTTCTGTGCGGCAAAATATTTAGAACCCAGGAAGTAATTTCCGAGGTCGTTTTCCTGTCCGTAATCCTCTCCGTCAAAGAACACCAGGTCCACGCCGTAGCTAACGGGGTTTTCTTTCAGCACGCGTGCCAGTTCAAGGAGGACCCCGACGCCGCTGGCGCCGTCATTGGCTCCAAGGATCGGGAGGTTTCTTTTTGCCGGATCGGTGTCGTGCTCTGCCCTTGGGCGTGTATCCCAGTGTGCCGAGATAAATATTCTGTTTGCGGCCTTAGGGTTGAATTTTGCAATAACGTTTGTGAGGCTCAGTTCCTGGTTATTGTAGCCCGTATAGCTGAAGTTCTGCACCTGAACGCTGTCGGCATATTTCTTTGCTTCGTTTATTATATAGTACAGGGCCTCCTGGTGGCCTTTTGATCCGGGGTTGCGGGGTCCGAAGGAGACCTGTTTTGCAGTTTCGTCAAAAGCGTTCCTGGCATTGAACTGCGGGGGATTGACCTGTGCTTTAAGTGTATAGGATGGCCCCTGAGTCTTAGGAGTCTCCTCATGTTTATTGCATGATATAAAACCAAATGACATAATTAATAACAGTATAATTGTTTGTTTCATGATGTTTAATTTTTTCCTAAATCCGGTTTATAAAATCTAAATAAATATAACTACAGTTGAAACAAAAAGAATTTTATTCTGAAGCTCCCTGTCCCGATTCGGCAAGTATGCGCCCTATTTCGTCAAGTATCTTTACGGCCCTTGAAGAACTTCCCACATAATTTTGTATAATGGCCGAGAAAGCGAGCACGTGCCTGTTTTTTGCCGTAACGTAGCCTGAAAGGGAACTGATGCCGCTGAGTGTTCCGGTCTTGGCGTGAAGATTGTTAGAGGCTTCTGTATTCCTCATCCTGTAATCAAGCGAACCGTCTACGCCCGCAACAGGGAATGAGTTGTAAAGAATTCCGTAGAGCTCGGGCCTGAAGTTATAGATGTATTTTAACACATTCAGAAGAAGTTCGCTGCTGACGAGGTTATAATGCGATACGCCCGATCCGTCTACAATCCTGTAGTCCTTATAGTTAAGACCGGAAAGCGTGATAAGGCTGTCCACCATTTTAATTCCGTTTTCAGGTGTTGCGGGCTTTCCGAAATACTTATATGCCATGGCTCTCAGGGTCATCTCGGCGCTCAGGTTATCGCTTGTTTTATTTAGGTTGACGATTACCTGACTAAAAGGCCTGCTGAATATATAGATGAGCTTTGCATCCTTAGGGACGCGGGATGTATCAATTCCTCCAAGGACAATAATTCCAGCCCTCTCAAGTTTTTCTTTGAACAGTGTCAGGAAGTACCTGGCAGGGTCATAGACGTTAATTTCGTTTGCGATCAGCGGAGACTTCATGGGAAGGTTCCCGCTTAAGACTATGTCGTTTTTCCTGTTAAGCCAGTCGCGGTCCCAGCGGAAAGTTGAGGAATCGCCCGCAACAGTATAAGATTTGTTTTTAATCTTAAAGTAGCCCGATTCGGGAATTGTGCTTACAATTGGAGCATTGCCGGGAAGTCCCGGTGCTATACTAACCGTAACCGTATTGCTGTTGATGTTAAGAGGGGACAGATACGGGGCGTCAGTTGAAGGGTCATCATCCCACATCCAGCCTTTTCCCCAGAAAAGGGAATCCATGTAGGACACGTCGGCATATATATTCCCCTTAACCTCCTTTATGCCCAGAAGTTTGACACTCTGCAGCAGTGTATCCAGGTCCAGAAGGCCGAAATCGGGGTCGCCTCTACCTTCAAGATAAAGGTCTCCGGTGCAAACTGAATCCGTGATACTGCCCGTGTGGTACATTAGTGTCTGGAACTTGTAATCGGGTCCTAAAAAACAGAGTCCTGCAGCCGTAGTAATTACCTTCATATTTGAAGCGGGTTTCAGGAGCAGCTTAATCTGGTTCTGGTACAGGGGGCTTTTTGCCGTAAGGTCATACACGTTAACCGATGCAACTGTGGACTGGAACATGCTGTCTGCGAGGAGTGCGTCCAGTCTAATTTTTAGTTCTGACTGGGAATAAGAAAGTGAATGAAACAGGAATAAAAAAACTATGAGATATGGAATTTTTACAAGATTCTTCATGGGGACTTAAAATTTGGTTTAAGTGGTAGTAAATAAACTGCCTGAACACAAGCAGGCAATAAAATTTATCAGGGCGGCAAGGTTTTTAACTTCAGGCCGCCCTGCTTTAATCAGTCTTAAAAATAGGGTCTCGTTCTAAAGTCCGCGCCTACATTATCCTGAACAAATTTTTTAGCCTCTTCAGTATCAATTTCATTAAGGCCGACAACGGTCATAACGACGTTGGTGTACTGACGGGCTTTTCTTGCAAAGTCGAGCATCTCGGCATGAAGCCCGGGGTCCACCTGCATGAGCTTTGAATACTGCTGCGGATCAACTGCGTTAAGGCTGATTGAGACGGTGTCAATAAGGCCTTTTAGTTCAGGCGTAATATCGCGCTTATTTATATAATTGCCGTGGCCGTCTGAGTTCATTCTGGTTTTGCCGTTATGCTCCTTTACGTATCTGGCAACTTCCTTTACAATGTCCCAGCGTATGGTGGGCTCTCCATACCCGCAGAAGACGATCTCGTCAAACTGCGATGGGTCGCCGATCTCTTTAATGTAGACTTCAGCCGGGGGTTCTTCTGACTTTTTCATTCTGAGGCTGTAGCCTTTAATGACTGCGTTTCCCTTACGGTCGCAGAAGATGCAGTCGGCGTTGCAGCGGTTAGTGACATTTATATAAAGTGAATTACCGATTCTGTATGTATAGCTTACCCCGGGGCGGCGTCCTATTCCGAAGAGCTTAAAGGCGTTGAATGATGTTGCCTGGGCCACGTTCTCAAGGGTGATATTCTGCACCTCGGCAATTTTCTCTGCCACAAGGCTGACGTATGAAGGCTCGTTTCTTTTTCCGCGGTGAGGCACGGGAGTCATAAAGGGTGAATCTGTTTCAAGGAGCAGGTTTTCAACCTGGACGTGTTTGAGGATTTCCCTTATGTTGTCGGATTTGCTGAAAGTGACATTGCCTGTAAAGGAGAGGAGGTGATGCATTGAAACCAGTTCGCGTGCGTCCTGAACGGAACCCGAATAGCAGTGTATCTGCGCCCTAAGGCTGGTATCCTTATATGACCTCAGTATGTTCATAATGTCATTATCAGCCTCGCGGTTATGGATTATAACCGGAAGCCCCAGCTTCAAAGCCAGGATTATCTGGCTGTCGAGGGCATCAATCTGCTTTTCCCTGGGGGAGAAGTCGTAATAATAATCAAGCCCTATTTCCCCGATGGCAACAACCTTGTCGTGCTTTGCCAGGTCTTCAATGTCATCTAAGAGTGAATCGGTCCATTCCTTTGTGTCGTGGGGGTGAATGCCGACAGCGGCATAAATAAAGTCGTATTTTTCTGCTAGCTTTATGGCTTCAACAGAACTTGCAATATCCGTTCCGGGGACGATTATATAATCCACTCCGGAGGACTTTGCTCTTTCGATTACTTCTTCTACTTCGCCGTTGAAATTTGGGTAGAACAAGTGTGCGTGTGTATCTACAAACATTTCTTTTACTTAAAAATGAAATCTGCTGAAAATATAATTGAAGCAGGAGCGGTCTTTTTTCAGAACAGGAATTCCAGGCTTAAAGATGCGTTCCTGATGGGGGAAAGATTGCCGATTATTTCAATATAATTGTAATTCAGCAGGTTATTAATGTTTAAAAATAGCTTTCCCGGCAGTCCCAAAGATAACAAATTATATCCAGTTCTGAAATCTAAAAGATAGACCGGGACCCGTTTATCCCCGTCGAGGACCACGCCCAGGTCCACGAGTTCAAAATCCAGGGCTTCTATTTTACTCCAGTATCTGAAATCTGTTCCAATTTCAAAGCTCCCGGCGTTAAAACTAAGAGATGCCTGCGCCTGGTGGCGGGGGCGGTATTTAAGGGGGAGGTTCCGTTCAATATCCCTTGCCCAGAGATAGGTATAATTTGTCAAAAGGCTGAGATTGCCGGGTACGAGGTTAAAGGTAAGGTTTACTTCAAGCCCCTGAATTCTGGCTCTTGTAAGGTTACGGAAAGTAACCAG is a genomic window containing:
- the prmA gene encoding 50S ribosomal protein L11 methyltransferase, whose protein sequence is MKHYKEFVIKTEPELTELVSGILWKLAISGVSEEDPYIKVFSESGKVSKKEIENLLNSLVQEKLIESFSVDENEFEERNWNEEWEKSLNVIEVSDKIVIKPSTREYNAKPGQLVLTIDPKMSFGTGEHQTTRLMLLMVEKYAKSGMNVLDVGTGTGVLAIAAVRLGASHAVAIDNDEWCFDNGIENCQVNGVSNKVEIKLGEVSQVEEKNFDLVLANINKNILMEISRDLSSHVKPEGALILSGLLFSDEQDITDRYGNEGFTVIDKKQMEEWLSLVMIRK
- a CDS encoding M28 family peptidase: MKQTIILLLIMSFGFISCNKHEETPKTQGPSYTLKAQVNPPQFNARNAFDETAKQVSFGPRNPGSKGHQEALYYIINEAKKYADSVQVQNFSYTGYNNQELSLTNVIAKFNPKAANRIFISAHWDTRPRAEHDTDPAKRNLPILGANDGASGVGVLLELARVLKENPVSYGVDLVFFDGEDYGQENDLGNYFLGSKYFAAQKPSDYNPAFGILLDMVGDKDAVFNKEGKSILFAPDVVNMVWNIAGKLNTKSFSEAEGNQIEDDHVPLNEAGINTIDIIDIDLVGADTPVARRNYWHSHKDTMDNISQETLQQVGSVLTYLIYSLDFNKPAV
- the dacB gene encoding D-alanyl-D-alanine carboxypeptidase/D-alanyl-D-alanine-endopeptidase → MKNLVKIPYLIVFLFLFHSLSYSQSELKIRLDALLADSMFQSTVASVNVYDLTAKSPLYQNQIKLLLKPASNMKVITTAAGLCFLGPDYKFQTLMYHTGSITDSVCTGDLYLEGRGDPDFGLLDLDTLLQSVKLLGIKEVKGNIYADVSYMDSLFWGKGWMWDDDPSTDAPYLSPLNINSNTVTVSIAPGLPGNAPIVSTIPESGYFKIKNKSYTVAGDSSTFRWDRDWLNRKNDIVLSGNLPMKSPLIANEINVYDPARYFLTLFKEKLERAGIIVLGGIDTSRVPKDAKLIYIFSRPFSQVIVNLNKTSDNLSAEMTLRAMAYKYFGKPATPENGIKMVDSLITLSGLNYKDYRIVDGSGVSHYNLVSSELLLNVLKYIYNFRPELYGILYNSFPVAGVDGSLDYRMRNTEASNNLHAKTGTLSGISSLSGYVTAKNRHVLAFSAIIQNYVGSSSRAVKILDEIGRILAESGQGASE
- a CDS encoding YchF/TatD family DNA exonuclease yields the protein MFVDTHAHLFYPNFNGEVEEVIERAKSSGVDYIIVPGTDIASSVEAIKLAEKYDFIYAAVGIHPHDTKEWTDSLLDDIEDLAKHDKVVAIGEIGLDYYYDFSPREKQIDALDSQIILALKLGLPVIIHNREADNDIMNILRSYKDTSLRAQIHCYSGSVQDARELVSMHHLLSFTGNVTFSKSDNIREILKHVQVENLLLETDSPFMTPVPHRGKRNEPSYVSLVAEKIAEVQNITLENVAQATSFNAFKLFGIGRRPGVSYTYRIGNSLYINVTNRCNADCIFCDRKGNAVIKGYSLRMKKSEEPPAEVYIKEIGDPSQFDEIVFCGYGEPTIRWDIVKEVARYVKEHNGKTRMNSDGHGNYINKRDITPELKGLIDTVSISLNAVDPQQYSKLMQVDPGLHAEMLDFARKARQYTNVVMTVVGLNEIDTEEAKKFVQDNVGADFRTRPYF